Proteins from a single region of Neodiprion virginianus isolate iyNeoVirg1 chromosome 4, iyNeoVirg1.1, whole genome shotgun sequence:
- the LOC124302658 gene encoding HEAT repeat-containing protein 5B isoform X1, which translates to MNASLSLSLQRFRRRRGCVERVDRGGGTVTMMELSHSLTLNEDALNQIPEAKRPVFVFEWLRFLDKVLVAAQKNDIKGCQQKLVEQLTRHMQGAPGPPTRRLIARCLATLFSVGDTFLLFDTVNKCNDILKNKDDSPSFLPTKLAAICCVGCMYEKLGRMMGRSYEDTVQILIKSLRSAESQTRIEIMHTLEKVCAGMGSAITNVHKEIYKVARHCLTDRVMAVRCAAAKCLLEMLNHAPFLCTTEIESVATLCFRAFEGSNYEVRCTVAKLLGALVATTQQAATKGNNPPVLAPQSKGYKPISLDEALNILMSGFLRGGAGFLKGTGEMIKGSSGVNREVRVGVTHAYVVFVQILGGAWLERNISTLVSHVLDLVANPKAASSHVDAVYSRKCINFILRGTIGKLLGEGAQAAACKEIAHVILKQMNSIDFSPENAKDCNQETLFSQHLLVCALQEMGNLILGLGTTACNLISDQSLSLIETTIAVLVHPCQAARLAASWCLRCICVAVPSQITPLIDRCVDAIENMRSSPEAIAGYSSALAAVLGSVRLSPLGVPHTKGKIIFNTAEELLRSASQNSRLSLNRTHAGWLLIGAIMTLGVAVVRGLLPRMLLLWRNSFPRSNKELESEKARGDAFTWQVTLEGRAGALSAMHSFLLHCSDLLNDDITRRLLTPIESALAMLTNLSTVLKNYGQQLKAPAAMVRLRLYETLLLLPPQTFEGSYTHLLRMLVSEFTLTENPGNTTTSLLRIVCHADDSVILGTWLQETDHRTIEDQMEPNRRADSEHLQPNSAAGSGALEHDSCCLYRPVPNGEIVPGPLPLGVAVIDMSVSLFGQIFPRVANKHRLQMLDHFSECIKHAKSARQEAVQMNVFTAVLSGLKGLNEAKTSFGQEDVKKSATNLIISALVSSNSILRCAAGEAVGRMAQVVSDSKFTAELAQTSFDRLKSARDVASRTGHSLALGCLHRYVGGMGSSQHLNTSVSILLALAQDNTSPVVQVWALHALALIADSGGPMFRGYVEPTLSLALTLLLNVPHSYIDVHQCIGKVLSALITTIGPELQGNTSTICMARSSFLCACAIMQDHQDPLVQAEATGCLQQLHLFAPRHVNLSSLVPTLCRTLSSNHLLLRKAAISCLRQLAQREAKEVCEHAMTLANESRDTNIVEGLVITETGLPGVLFSMLDTETDSRLIKDIHDTLTSMLQMLAADNLSQWLSLCKDVLTVASESSTTTEEVTAVLTEDSTADDEGGEAEGDDDQAEFHAEESTRQRPAVSPRWPTRVFAAQSVRRIITACLVNKQAHFDLALAKEMQLTRGRGDFLVLHLSDLVRMAFMAATSDCDPLRLEGLKTLQEIIDKFAKVPEPEFPGHLLLEQFQAQVGAALRPAFSTETASHVTAAACEACSAWIGSGVARDLNDLRRVHQLLVSSLEKLRGGHSHQQLYNESLSTLEKLAILKAWAEVYVVAMINDGSAPGNVETSSRNKAHTTAANEEEGFGEFEFQNESLLSLVQPELLSLSQHWLAALRDHALLSLPPEFSSQLPHDGGAFYTTDTMESARPYYLESWAPILHAATLWLNARGFESPEPANVDTNTKNKLGRNNNNDSTNTESNVERFHLLFGICMEALCSPRSSESTQSVETCLSALYTLLDSIWARNVLMVDRSLPIELCNVLHRLLLTRESYTIQMMVMEVLKQVMRAAQEDLADRKKSKLKELVPANQESKDTTEVDELGEGQETGDLIPGQSLVFAVLEVCLCLLVRQIPALNPSPGGATTVLSHRGYTASEECGRLIAATLNVMEGLPRLCSPQGAIAILPTLLYLTTGVIRETAIRTDNDNSGVGPGAPVHGALHCLKSLMTNKYATDARSEQQWKTLLQSALAKIVDLAKTGCDETKMDEVAMMLGIAVFVLHASPEVVSAPNLQYPCINHFRQCLQSENTLVKLKCIQTLRTIFMHYERSVSTPYIHALAPRLVEYLYSESSKQVSNETQLTLTLESIATIEALISLAEPANRDLMQGIQMLTLLVPILINYLLEGDALRHGSKFQITLHQQSFQWLNKIGPKYPQEFKTLMAQSTELKTKLENAVKSSHQQQVQKQSRLSEPVKQAIKLNTAPSIKLKTDFSNFN; encoded by the exons ACGAAGAGGGTGCGTTGAGAGAGTGGACAGAGGTGGAGGGACCGTCACAATGATGGAGCTGAGTCACAGTCTCACCCTCAACGAGGATGCGCTAAATCAAATCCCAGAGGCCAAGCGGCCCGTCTTCGTATTCGAGTGGCTGCGTTTCCTGGACAAAGTCCTCGTCGCGGCGCAAAAG AACGATATCAAGGGATGCCAACAAAAATTAGTCGAACAGCTCACAAGGCACATGCAAGGGGCTCCGGGACCACCGACCCGTCGTCTCATAGCGCGCTGCCTTGCAACCCTCTTTAGTGTTGGCGACACATTTCTGCTATTTGACACAGTAAACAAGTGCAACGATATTCTCAAAAACAAGGACGACTCTCCGAGTTTCCTGCCCACAAAATT AGCTGCAATTTGCTGCGTCGGATGTATGTACGAAAAATTGGGCCGCATGATGGGCCGATCTTACGAAGACACTGttcaaatattgataaaatcaCTCCGCTCAGCGGAGTCGCAAACCCGGATAGAAATAATGCACACTCTTGAGAag GTGTGCGCTGGGATGGGATCTGCCATTACAAACGTCCACAAGGAAATTTACAAAGTGGCCCGACACTGCCTTACGGATAGAGTCATGGCAGTACGTTGCGCTGCTGCTAAG TGTCTTTTGGAAATGTTGAATCACGCACCTTTTCTGTGCACAACTGAAATCGAAAGTGTTGCCACATTGTGTTTCCGCGCATTCGAAGGTTCAAATTATGAAGTGAGATGTACCGTGGCAAAACTTTTGGGTGCATTAGTTGCCACCACGCAACAAGCAGCCACGAAAGGAAACAATCCGCCAG TTTTAGCTCCTCAAAGTAAAGGGTATAAGCCAATATCATTGGATGAAGCACTGAACATACTAATGTCTGGATTTCTACGCGGCGGTGCCGGCTTTTTAAAAGGCACAGGAGAAATGATAAAGGGAAGCTCGGGCGTAAATCGTGAAGTGAGAGTTGGAGTTACACAT GCCTATGTAGTATTCGTGCAAATTCTCGGAGGAGCTTGGCTTGAGCGTAACATAAGCACCCTGGTTTCCCACGTCCTAGATCTGGTCGCTAATCCCAAAGCGGCCAGTTCACACGTGGATGCAGTATACTCGAGAAAATGCATAAACTTTATCCTCCGAGGTACGATAGGAAAGTTGTTAGGTGAGGGAGCTCAGGCTGCAGCGTGCAAAGAAATCGCCCATGTAATTTTGAAGCAGATGAACTCCATCG ACTTCAGCCCAGAAAACGCGAAAGACTGCAATCAAGAAACGTTATTCAGCCAACATCTGTTAGTCTGTGCTTTACAAGAAATGGGAAATCTGATTCTCGGACTAGGCACAACCGCTTGTAATCTCATATCCGACCAATCACTTA GCTTGATTGAAACAACAATAGCAGTTTTGGTGCACCCTTGTCAAGCGGCAAGACTAGCCGCTTCGTGGTGTCTGCGATGCATTTGCGTCGCTGTTCCAAGTCAGATAACACCGTTGATAGACCGTTGCGTGGAtgcaattgaaaatatgagaagTTCGCCGGAGGCAATAGCAGGCTACAGTAGTGCCCTAGCCGCGGTTTTAGGAAGCGTAAGATTATCGCCCCTCGGAGTTCCCCATACCAAGGGAAAG atAATATTTAATACAGCTGAAGAATTATTGAGAAGTGCTAGTCAAAACAGCCGGCTGTCGTTGAACAGAACTCACGCTGGTTGGCTATTGATCGGGGCTATAATGACTcttg GCGTGGCGGTGGTGAGGGGATTACTGCCGAGGATGTTATTACTCTGGAGGAATTCTTTTCCACGTTCAAACAAAGAGCTTGAGAGTGAAAAAGCTCGCGGAGATGCGTTCACCTGGCAGGTGACACTGGAAGGCCGAGCTGGGGCACTTTCTGCTATGCACAGTTTCTTGCTACATTGTTCAGATCTTCTCAATGATGACATCACTCGCAGGCTTCTCACACCTATTGAGTCTGCCTTGGCAATGCTTACAAA CTTATCCACAGTCCTCAAAAACTATGGTCAACAATTAAAAGCTCCCGCTGCCATGGTCAGATTACGCTTGTACGAAACGTTATTACTGCTACCACCCCAAACTTTCGAAG GCTCATACACACATCTGTTAAGGATGCTGGTATCTGAATTTACTTTAACTGAAAATCCGGGGAATACCACAACTTCGTTACTGCGCATTGTGTGTCATGCCGACGATTCCGTTATTCTTGGAACATGGTTGCAGGAGACAGATCATCGCACTATTGAAGACCAG ATGGAACCAAACCGACGGGCCGATTCTGAACAT TTGCAACCTAATAGTGCCGCCGGATCAGGAGCACTGGAGCATGATTCATGCTGTCTGTATCGTCCTGTTCCAAAC GGCGAAATAGTACCGGGACCACTTCCTCTAGGTGTTGCTGTTATCGATATGTCAGTCTCATTATTTGGACAAATATTTCCTCGCGTAGCGAACAAACACAGATTGCAAATGTTGGACCACTTCAGCGAATGTATTAAACATGCTAAAAGTGCCAGACAAGAAGCGGTACAAATGAATGTCTTTACAGCCGTTCTTAGTGGATTGAAGGGTCTTAATGAGGCAAAAACTAGTTTCGGCCAagaagatgtaaaaaaatctgcaacCAATCTGATTATC AGCGCACTTGTCAGTAGCAATTCAATCCTGCGCTGCGCAGCTGGTGAGGCAGTCGGGCGAATGGCACAAGTTGTTTCAGACTCCAAATTCACCGCAGAGTTGGCACAGACCAGTTTCGATCGACTCAAATCGGCTCGTGATGTGGCTAGTAGGACAGGTCATTCGCTGGCACTTGGTTGCCTGCACAGATATGTCGGAGGAATGGGTTCTAGTCAACATTTGAACACAAGTGTCAGCATTCTGCTTGCTCTCGCCCAAGACAATACATCTCCTGTTGTACAG GTTTGGGCATTGCATGCGCTAGCACTTATTGCCGACTCTGGAGGCCCGATGTTCCGAGGCTATGTCGAACCGACGCTATCATTAGCATTAACTCTCCTCCTCAACGTTCCACATTCCTACATTGACGTTCATCAATGTATCGGCAAAGTTCTGTCTGCACTTATTACCACCATTGGACCAGAATTGCAAG GCAATACATCGACCATATGTATGGCACGGTCATCCTTTTTATGCGCTTGTGCAATAATGCAAGATCATCAGGACCCGCTTGTTCAAGCTGAAGCTACAGGGTGTTTACAACAATTACATCTATTTGCGCCACGACATGTTAATTTGTCCTCATTGGTTCCCACATTGTGT CGCACTTTGTCAAGCAATCATCTTCTACTTCGCAAAGCGGCAATATCTTGTCTTCGTCAGCTTGCTCAACGGGAGGCGAAAGAAGTATGTGAACATGCGATGACATTAGCCAATGAAAGCAGAGATACGAACATCGTCGAGGGTCTTGTTATCACGGAGACAGGTCTTCCAGGAGTTTTATTCAGCATGCTAGATACAGAAACGGACAGCCGACTAATAAAAGATATCCACGATACTCTTACCAGTATGCTTCAAATGCTTGCTGCTGACAACCTATCACAGTGGTTATCCCTTTGCAAAGATGTTTTAACGGTAGCTTCAG AGTCGAGTACGACAACAGAAGAAGTCACTGCTGTTCTAACTGAAGATAGTACAGCGGATGATGAAGGTGGTGAAGCAGAAGGTGATGATGATCAGGCCGAATTTCACGCAGAAGAGTCAACACGGCAACGTCCAGCTGTCTCACCACGTTGGCCGACCAGAGTTTTCGCTGCTCAGAGTGTACGACGGATTATCACTGCTTGTCTTGTCAACAAGCAGGCACACTTTGATCTGGCCTTAGCTAAGGAAATGCAGCTCACCAGAGGAAGAG GAGATTTTCTAGTACTACACTTATCAGATTTAGTGCGTATGGCGTTTATGGCTGCGACCAGTGATTGTGATCCTTTGCGATTAGAAGGTCTCAAGACCTTAcaagaaataattgataaatttgcCAAAGTTCCGGAACCAGAATTTCCTGGACACTTACTTCTGGAACAATTCCAAGCGCAG GTTGGTGCTGCCTTGAGACCAGCGTTTTCTACAGAAACGGCATCTCACGTCACCGCTGCAGCTTGTGAAGCTTGTAGCGCATGGATTGGTAGTGGTGTTGCAAGGGATCTCAATGATTTACGCCGAGTACATCAACTGCTTGTATCGTCGTTGGAAAAATTAAGAGGCGGACATTCTCATCAACAATTATACAATGAAAGCCTTTCTACGTTAGAAAAACTGGCCATATTAAAGGCTTGGGCTGAG GTGTACGTGGTGGCAATGATTAATGATGGTTCAGCACCTGGAAATGTAGAGACCTCATCAAGAAATAAGGCTCATACAACTGCCGCAAACGAGGAAGAAGGCTTTGGCGAATTTGAGTTCCAGAATGAAAGCTTACTCAGTTTAGTTCAGCCAGAGTTATTAAGTCTGAGTCAACATTGGTTAGCTGCCCTGCGCGATCATGCATTACTCTCCCTACCACCTG aattttcaagTCAGCTTCCTCACGATGGAGGAGCCTTTTACACAACTGATACAATGGAATCAGCTCGTCCTTATTACCTTGAGTCTTGGGCTCCAATACTTCATGCAGCAACACTGTGGCTGAATGCTAGAGGCTTCGAATCTCCAGAACCTGCCAATGTCGATACTAATACGAAGAATAAACTTGgccgtaataataataatgactcTACCAATACAGAATCTAATGTCGAACGATTCCATTTATTGTTTG GTATATGCATGGAAGCTTTGTGCAGTCCTCGATCTTCGGAGTCTACCCAAAGTGTAGAGACATGTCTGAGTGCTCTCTACACCTTACTTGATTCTATATGGGCACGCAACGTACTTATGGTTGATCGGTCCCTTCCTATTGAGCTTTGCAATGTTCTTCACAG GTTGCTACTGACGCGAGAAAGCTATACCATTCAAATGATGGTAATGGAAGTACTGAAACAAGTAATGCGTGCTGCTCAAGAAGACCTTGCAGAtcggaaaaaatcgaaactcAAGG AACTTGTCCCTGCAAATCAAGAGTCTAAAGACACCACAGAGGTCGATGAACTGGGGGAAGGGCAGGAAACTGGTGACCTTATTCCAGGACAATCTTTAGTTTTTGCTGTACTAGAAGTTTGCTTGTGCTTACTCGTACGACAAATACCAGCGTTGAATCCCAGTCCAGGTGGTGCGACAACGGTGTTGTCTCATCGGGGATATACAGCATCGGAGGAATGTGGCAGGCTCATTGCTGCCACTCTGAATGTGATGGAAGGTCTTCCAAGGCTTTGTTCTCCACAAG GTGCCATTGCGATTCTACCCACGTTGTTATATTTAACAACTGGGGTAATTAGAGAGACTGCGATTCGCACAGATAACGATAATTCTGGGGTCGGACCTGGAGCACCTGTGCACGGGGCTCTGCATTGTCTCAAGAGTCTTATGACCAATAAATACGCAACTGATGCAAGAAGTGAACAACAGTGGAAAACTTTGCTTCAGAGTGCTCTTGCTAAAATAGTCGATCTAGCAAAAACAG GTTGTGATGAAACGAAAATGGATGAAGTTGCGATGATGTTAGGGATTGCAGTGTTTGTCCTCCACGCATCCCCTGAGGTTGTGAGTGCACCGAACTTACAGTACCCTTGCATCAATCATTTTCGGCAGTGTCTTCAATCAGAAAATACTCTG GTTAAATTAAAGTGCATACAAACATTGAGAACAATCTTCATGCACTATGAACGCAGTGTCAGTACTCCCTACATCCACGCTCTCGCACCAAGGTTGGTGGAATATCTGTACAGTGAATCGAGCAAACAAGTATCAAACGAAACTCAGCTAACTCTTACATTAGAAAGCATAGCAACGATTGAAGCACTCATATCATTAGCTGAACCTGCTAATC GAGATCTTATGCAAG gtATTCAAATGCTTACTCTGCTGGTGCCTATTCTGATAAATTATCTACTGGAAGGTGATGCCTTGCGCCATGGATCCAAATTCCAAATCACTCTCCATCAACAGAGCTTTCAATGGCTGAATAAAATAGGACCAAAGTACCCTCAG GAATTTAAGACGTTGATGGCACAATCTACAGAGTTGAAAACAAAGCTCGAAAACGCGGTGAAATCCAGCCACCAGCAGCAGGTTCAAAAGCAATCAAGATTATCGGAGCCAGTGAAACAAGCAATTAAACTCAACACTGCCCCttcaattaaattaaaaacagaTTTTTCTAACTTCAACTAA